A window of Cellulomonas fimi contains these coding sequences:
- a CDS encoding NHL domain-containing thioredoxin family protein, translating into MTATSPRLPRVRASELQGRGWLNTGDRTLALEDFRGRLLVLDFWTFCCINCLHVLDELREVEERFRDVLVVVGVHSPKFVHEADPVALAAAVERYEVHHPVLDDPELVTWSAYTARAWPTLVVIDPEGYVVAQMAGEGHRHNLEVLLADLVAEHDAKGTLHRGDGPYVPPAPTAGTLRFPAKAVPLPGGSLLVADAGHHALTEVAADGSTLLRRIGSGERGLLDGGPDEARFSEPNGLALVPDHMREALGYDVLVADTVNHALRGVRLADGRVTTVAGTGEQLMVGAADNVRGGGTGAGYDGPARDVRLSSPWDVVWSDALGAFVVAMAGNHTLWTFDGTRLRHVAGTMNEGLLDGPGADAWLAQPSGLSVGPDGRVWVADSETSALRWLDPADGTLHTAVGEGLFDFGHRDGRADQARMQHPLGVAALPDGSVLVADTYNGAVRRYVPPPTGEPAGAGEVTTVARDLAEPSGLVVLAGAGAGDGALDVLVVESAAHRVTRVALPAGAGQVVDGGAHRTQRPVTDLAPGEVLLDVVFTPAAGQKYDDRYGPSTRLQVSSTPPGLLLDGSGDDVPLTRTLRLDPTVGEGVLHVTAHAASCDADPAVEYPACHLNAQDWGVPVRVVEGAPATLTLPLHG; encoded by the coding sequence GTGACCGCGACGTCCCCCCGCCTGCCCCGTGTCCGCGCCTCCGAGCTGCAGGGCCGCGGCTGGCTCAATACGGGAGACCGAACACTCGCGCTCGAGGACTTCCGTGGTCGACTGCTGGTTCTGGATTTTTGGACTTTTTGTTGCATCAACTGCCTGCACGTGCTGGACGAGCTGCGGGAGGTCGAGGAGCGGTTCCGCGACGTGCTGGTCGTCGTCGGGGTGCACTCGCCGAAGTTCGTGCACGAGGCCGACCCGGTCGCGCTGGCCGCGGCCGTCGAGCGGTACGAGGTGCACCACCCCGTGCTGGACGACCCCGAGCTCGTCACGTGGTCGGCGTACACGGCGCGCGCGTGGCCGACGCTCGTCGTGATCGACCCCGAGGGGTACGTGGTCGCGCAGATGGCCGGCGAGGGGCACCGCCACAACCTCGAGGTGCTGCTCGCGGACCTCGTCGCCGAGCACGACGCGAAGGGCACGCTGCACCGCGGCGACGGCCCGTACGTGCCGCCCGCGCCGACCGCCGGGACGCTGCGGTTCCCCGCGAAGGCCGTGCCGCTGCCGGGTGGGTCGCTGCTCGTCGCGGACGCGGGACACCACGCGCTGACCGAGGTCGCGGCCGACGGGTCGACGCTGCTGCGGCGCATCGGCTCGGGCGAGCGCGGGCTGCTCGACGGCGGCCCCGACGAGGCGAGGTTCAGCGAGCCGAACGGCCTGGCCCTCGTGCCCGACCACATGCGGGAGGCGCTCGGGTACGACGTGCTCGTCGCCGACACGGTGAACCATGCGCTGCGCGGCGTGCGCCTGGCCGACGGCCGCGTGACGACCGTCGCCGGGACGGGCGAGCAGCTCATGGTCGGCGCGGCCGACAACGTGCGCGGCGGAGGCACCGGTGCGGGCTACGACGGTCCGGCCCGGGACGTGCGGCTCTCGTCGCCGTGGGACGTCGTCTGGTCCGACGCGCTCGGCGCGTTCGTCGTCGCGATGGCCGGAAACCACACGCTGTGGACGTTCGACGGGACGCGGCTGCGGCACGTCGCCGGGACCATGAACGAGGGGCTGCTCGACGGGCCGGGCGCCGACGCGTGGCTCGCGCAGCCGTCGGGGCTGTCCGTCGGGCCCGACGGGCGCGTGTGGGTCGCCGACTCGGAGACGTCCGCGCTGCGCTGGCTCGACCCCGCCGACGGGACGCTGCACACCGCCGTCGGCGAGGGGCTGTTCGACTTCGGTCACCGCGACGGGCGGGCCGACCAGGCACGGATGCAGCACCCGCTCGGGGTCGCCGCGCTGCCCGACGGGTCCGTCCTCGTCGCCGACACCTACAACGGCGCGGTCCGGCGCTACGTGCCGCCGCCCACCGGCGAGCCCGCGGGGGCCGGCGAGGTGACGACCGTCGCGCGCGACCTCGCCGAGCCGAGCGGCCTCGTCGTGCTCGCCGGTGCCGGGGCGGGCGACGGCGCGCTCGACGTGCTCGTCGTCGAGTCGGCCGCGCACCGGGTCACGCGCGTGGCGCTCCCCGCGGGCGCGGGGCAGGTCGTGGACGGCGGTGCGCACCGCACGCAGCGGCCCGTGACCGACCTCGCGCCCGGGGAGGTGCTGCTCGACGTCGTGTTCACGCCCGCCGCCGGGCAGAAGTACGACGACCGGTACGGCCCGTCGACGCGCCTGCAGGTGTCGTCGACGCCGCCCGGGCTGCTGCTCGACGGCTCAGGGGACGACGTGCCGCTGACCCGCACGCTGCGCCTCGACC